In a genomic window of Bemisia tabaci chromosome 1, PGI_BMITA_v3:
- the ND-19 gene encoding NADH dehydrogenase [ubiquinone] 1 alpha subcomplex subunit 8, with protein MVSNDVYLPSFEDLEVEEVPLSTPYLRAGAQHLGKYCENFNNEFMLCRKETQDIRECLPYGKAVTSCSLEFFRKVKASCFHEFTKHAECLDLSSGDLQHAPCRQTQAVMDLCLKKNLGLDRPAFGYHSRVKVHHTDRPRPEPVAPQVFEDTPKDPPAIEAKGRAKYGTRFYWIE; from the coding sequence ATGGTATCCAACGATGTTTACCTACCTAGCTTTGAAGATCTAGAAGTTGAGGAGGTACCCTTGAGTACCCCTTACCTCAGGGCTGGTGCCCAGCATTTGGGAAAATACTGTGAGAACTTCAACAATGAATTTATGCTATGTCGAAAAGAAACTCAAGATATTCGTGAGTGTCTACCATATGGTAAAGCCGTCACCAGTTGCTCTCTTGAATTTTTCCGTAAAGTGAAAGCTTCCTGTTTCCATGAGTTCACCAAGCACGCAGAATGTCTGGACCTTTCCAGTGGCGACCTCCAACATGCTCCATGTCGTCAAACTCAAGCCGTCATGGATTTGTGCCTTAAGAAGAATCTAGGCCTTGACCGCCCTGCATTTGGATACCATAGCAGGGTCAAAGTTCACCATACTGACCGCCCCAGACCTGAACCTGTGGCTCCGCAAGTCTTCGAAGACACACCAAAAGATCCACCAGCAATAGAAGCTAAAGGCAGAGCCAAATACGGCACACGATTCTACTGGATTGAGTAA
- the HisCl1 gene encoding glycine receptor subunit alpha-2 isoform X1, whose protein sequence is MTSKLLIWGVYLTVLLSVPEETRSQQCSAMIRRRKWSEPTYRYRPQYPQCYGDCVEPVHSNLLLITSDLPRQKLKHCSLPHLVHGVEALESQLFLSEPRVVVVVQVDPTWEPNPFILDAMITRLGNVSVFTDKLSDETVIEDRCRKMAGQCFLLDNLLPVLEQLHKWQATAFISSSLLDIHDTRWFPVAYPPVLSPDHVIPIHIQVEHLVANLCVRDRRLNLYFEMTDFTGPTSILGKSEVVTAEPELVTETSLYLGDILPLNPKHYDKNRAPKVAGSPTIVYFHVTVLSLDSINEESMTYVADIFLAQSWRDQRLRLPENMSEEYRILDVGWLHDIWRPDCFFKNAKKVTFHEMSIPNHYLWLYHDKTLLYMSKLTLVLSCAMKFESYPHDTQICSMMIESLSHTTHDLVFIWNMTDPLVVNPEIELPQLDISQNYTTDCTIEYSTGNFTCLAVVFNLRRRLGYHLFHTYIPSALIVVMSWISFWIKPEAIPARVTLGVTSLLTLATQNTQSQQSLPPVSYVKAIDIWMSSCSIFVFLSLMEFAVVNNYMGPVVTKTMKGYSEEDLRNAVDDFKQELDPRGRSPMRNTLPTLPQYPTFCNGRAIALYIDQFSRFFFPFSFFVLNILYWTSFL, encoded by the exons ATGACGAGCAAGTTGCTGATTTGGGGAGTGTATCTTACTGTTTTACTTTCAGTACCAGAAGAAACACGTTCACA GCAATGCTCCGCGATGATTAGACGGCGGAAGTGGAGCGAGCCCACCTATAGGTACCGGCCTCAGTACCCGCAATGCTACGGGGACTGCGTGGAGCCGGTGCACAGCAACCTCCTGCTCATTACCAGCGACTTGCCTCGACAGAAACTCAAACACTGCTCCTTGCCGCACCTGGTCCATGGCGTCGAGGCTCTCGAGTCCCAGCTATTCCTATCCGAGCCccgcgtcgtcgtcgtcgtccagGTGGACCCGACCTGGGAACCGAACCCTTTCATCCTCGACGCCATGATCACCAGACTAGGAAACGTCTCCGTCTTCACGGACAAGCTATCCGACGAGACCGTCATCGAAGATCGCTGCCGCAAAATGGCTGGACAGTGTTTTCTGCTGGATAACTTGCTGCCCGTGCTGGAGCAGCTCCACAAGTGGCAGGCCACCGCTTTCATCTCGTCCTCGCTGCTGGATATCCACGACACTCGCTGGTTCCCCGTCGCTTACCCGCCCGTTTTGTCGCCTGACCACGTCATACCCATTCACATCCAAGTGGAGCACCTGGTCGCCAATCTCTGTGTCAGAGACCGGCGGCTCAATCTTTATTTCGAAATGACAGATTTTACTGGTCCTACGTCTATCTT GGGTAAGAGTGAGGTTGTGACTGCTGAGCCGGAGCTTGTGACAGAGACGAGCCTTTACCTAGGAGATATTTTACCTTTAAACCCGAAACATTATGACAAAAACCGAGCCCCCAAAGTCGCAGGTTCGCCAACGATTGTCTACTTCCATGTCACCGTTTTATCTCTCGATTCAATCAATGAGGAGTCGATG ACATACGTAGCAGATATTTTCTTGGCGCAAAGCTGGCGAGACCAAAGACTGAGACTCCCAGAAAATATGAGTGAGGAGTACAGAATTTTGGATGTCGGGTGGCTCCATGACATATGGCGGCCGGATTGCTTCTTCAAAAACGCCAAGAAAGTTACCTTCCACGAGATGAGCATTCCCAATCATTACCTGTGGCTTTATCATGATAAAACTTTGCTCTACATGTCCAA GCTAACGCTGGTCTTATCGTGCGCCATGAAGTTTGAGTCTTATCCGCACGATACACAAATTTGCTCAATGATGATTGAAAGTC tttcacacACAACTCACGATTTAGTTTTTATATGGAACATGACGGATCCATTAGTCGTGAATCCTGAAATAGAACTGCCGCAGTTGGATATTTCTCAAAACTATACCACAGATTGTACAATAGAATATTCTACAG GTAACTTTACGTGCTTAGCCGTTGTTTTTAATTTGCGCCGAAGACTTGGATACCATTTATTTCACACCTACATACCTTCGGCACTCATCGTTGTAATGTCttggatttcattttggattAAACCAGAAGCAATCCCGGCCAGAGTCACTCTTGGAGTCACTTCACTATTAACGTTAG CAACACAAAATACTCAATCGCAACAATCTTTGCCCCCCGTTTCGTACGTGAAAGCCATCGATATTTGGATGTCGTCATGCTCTATTTTCGTTTTTCTGTCCCTCATGGAGTTTGCCGTCGTCAATAATTACATGGGCCCTGTCGTCACAAAAACAATGAAGGGCTACTCTGAGGAAGACTTGAGGAATGCTGTAGATGAttttaag CAAGAATTAGACCCTCGAGGTCGAAGTCCAATGCGCAACACGCTCCCCACCTTGCCGCAATACCCTACCTTTTGCAACGGAAGAGCAATCGCTCTGTACATTGACCAATTCTCACGATTCttcttcccattttcattttttgttttaaatatacTCTACTGGACATCttttttataa
- the HisCl1 gene encoding glycine receptor subunit alpha-2 isoform X2 gives MTSKLLIWGVYLTVLLSVPEETRSQGKSEVVTAEPELVTETSLYLGDILPLNPKHYDKNRAPKVAGSPTIVYFHVTVLSLDSINEESMTYVADIFLAQSWRDQRLRLPENMSEEYRILDVGWLHDIWRPDCFFKNAKKVTFHEMSIPNHYLWLYHDKTLLYMSKLTLVLSCAMKFESYPHDTQICSMMIESLSHTTHDLVFIWNMTDPLVVNPEIELPQLDISQNYTTDCTIEYSTGNFTCLAVVFNLRRRLGYHLFHTYIPSALIVVMSWISFWIKPEAIPARVTLGVTSLLTLATQNTQSQQSLPPVSYVKAIDIWMSSCSIFVFLSLMEFAVVNNYMGPVVTKTMKGYSEEDLRNAVDDFKQELDPRGRSPMRNTLPTLPQYPTFCNGRAIALYIDQFSRFFFPFSFFVLNILYWTSFL, from the exons ATGACGAGCAAGTTGCTGATTTGGGGAGTGTATCTTACTGTTTTACTTTCAGTACCAGAAGAAACACGTTCACA GGGTAAGAGTGAGGTTGTGACTGCTGAGCCGGAGCTTGTGACAGAGACGAGCCTTTACCTAGGAGATATTTTACCTTTAAACCCGAAACATTATGACAAAAACCGAGCCCCCAAAGTCGCAGGTTCGCCAACGATTGTCTACTTCCATGTCACCGTTTTATCTCTCGATTCAATCAATGAGGAGTCGATG ACATACGTAGCAGATATTTTCTTGGCGCAAAGCTGGCGAGACCAAAGACTGAGACTCCCAGAAAATATGAGTGAGGAGTACAGAATTTTGGATGTCGGGTGGCTCCATGACATATGGCGGCCGGATTGCTTCTTCAAAAACGCCAAGAAAGTTACCTTCCACGAGATGAGCATTCCCAATCATTACCTGTGGCTTTATCATGATAAAACTTTGCTCTACATGTCCAA GCTAACGCTGGTCTTATCGTGCGCCATGAAGTTTGAGTCTTATCCGCACGATACACAAATTTGCTCAATGATGATTGAAAGTC tttcacacACAACTCACGATTTAGTTTTTATATGGAACATGACGGATCCATTAGTCGTGAATCCTGAAATAGAACTGCCGCAGTTGGATATTTCTCAAAACTATACCACAGATTGTACAATAGAATATTCTACAG GTAACTTTACGTGCTTAGCCGTTGTTTTTAATTTGCGCCGAAGACTTGGATACCATTTATTTCACACCTACATACCTTCGGCACTCATCGTTGTAATGTCttggatttcattttggattAAACCAGAAGCAATCCCGGCCAGAGTCACTCTTGGAGTCACTTCACTATTAACGTTAG CAACACAAAATACTCAATCGCAACAATCTTTGCCCCCCGTTTCGTACGTGAAAGCCATCGATATTTGGATGTCGTCATGCTCTATTTTCGTTTTTCTGTCCCTCATGGAGTTTGCCGTCGTCAATAATTACATGGGCCCTGTCGTCACAAAAACAATGAAGGGCTACTCTGAGGAAGACTTGAGGAATGCTGTAGATGAttttaag CAAGAATTAGACCCTCGAGGTCGAAGTCCAATGCGCAACACGCTCCCCACCTTGCCGCAATACCCTACCTTTTGCAACGGAAGAGCAATCGCTCTGTACATTGACCAATTCTCACGATTCttcttcccattttcattttttgttttaaatatacTCTACTGGACATCttttttataa